The Leptospira bouyouniensis genomic interval TTACTCAATGTTATTTATTCCTGCGTTACATCAATTACAACATTACCTTTTTTATGCCCTGCTTCAACATATCTGTGTGCTTCCACCATCGCATCTAAAGCATAACTACGATCGATGACTACTTTATACTTACCAAGATTAGCCAATGTAATCAGGAAATTTAAATTTTCGATTGTTTCTTTGATTGGTCCAAAATGAATTTTGATCCTTTTAAAAATCGAAATCCAAAGAGCATCCCACATTTGTCGAAAAGTTGCTCCGACAAGGACTAAGTTACCACCTTTCTTTAGAAAAGCTAAATTCGATTCAATTTCTGTTTTCCCCACACATTCGAAAACAACGTCATATTGTTTTGGATTTGTTTGTGACAAAAAAAATTCGTAGTCATAAACTTCATTTGCTCCAATTGATTTAACCAAATCAAAATTTCCCTTGCTACAAACTGCTGTTACATGAGCACCAAAATGTTTTGCCAATTGGATTATTGCTGTACCAACGGAACTTGACGCTCCATACACTACAATTGAATCATTGGTTTTGATTTGGCACCTCTTAATGAAATCCAAAGCAGTGAGACCTCCGAAAGAAATGCAAGCTCCTTCCGCAAACGACATCTTTACGGGAAGTTTCGTGATAATTGCTTTTTCCGATACACAAATGTATTCAGAGTATGTTCCCAGTTTCATACCAGGAGATCCAAGGACTCTATCTCCTACTTGGTATGAACTTACATTTTTTCCTACCTGATCGACGATTCCAGAAAAACTAATTCCTAAGATCACTGACCTAGGTTTAAATATTCCAAAAAATAAACGTACTATTTTAGGATCTGGTTTTCTGAGACGCCAGTCACCTGAATTCACGGCCGTTTTGATTATCCGAACCCGGATTTGGTCG includes:
- a CDS encoding NAD(P)-dependent alcohol dehydrogenase; its protein translation is MTNLHCKSFSVPGVYLLRVITNRKYGPPEVLKLEEWEIPIPKDDQIRVRIIKTAVNSGDWRLRKPDPKIVRLFFGIFKPRSVILGISFSGIVDQVGKNVSSYQVGDRVLGSPGMKLGTYSEYICVSEKAIITKLPVKMSFAEGACISFGGLTALDFIKRCQIKTNDSIVVYGASSSVGTAIIQLAKHFGAHVTAVCSKGNFDLVKSIGANEVYDYEFFLSQTNPKQYDVVFECVGKTEIESNLAFLKKGGNLVLVGATFRQMWDALWISIFKRIKIHFGPIKETIENLNFLITLANLGKYKVVIDRSYALDAMVEAHRYVEAGHKKGNVVIDVTQE